Proteins encoded together in one Polaribacter reichenbachii window:
- a CDS encoding Na(+)-translocating NADH-quinone reductase subunit F: protein MKTTKRLEQALIKLYNAYHNNRLNPEDCTACAVGNILDNNDSWKHLSNDHGSLELSYVGRVHQNLGRKFNGYTPQEILKIEKVFLDACGFKTPLCHYNTKPENPTSNEVLFNGLSDVVELLCKLDNIPNVMDYSKIFEQENGEPIYHLKTFLA from the coding sequence ATGAAAACTACAAAAAGACTTGAACAAGCACTTATAAAACTATACAATGCATATCATAATAATAGATTAAATCCTGAAGATTGTACTGCTTGTGCAGTAGGAAACATCTTAGACAATAATGATAGTTGGAAACATTTATCAAATGATCATGGTTCTTTAGAATTGAGTTATGTAGGTAGAGTACATCAAAATTTAGGAAGAAAATTTAATGGTTATACACCACAAGAAATATTAAAGATAGAAAAGGTATTTTTAGATGCTTGCGGATTTAAAACTCCTTTATGCCATTACAATACAAAACCAGAAAACCCGACTTCTAATGAAGTTTTATTTAATGGTTTATCTGATGTAGTAGAACTTTTATGCAAATTAGACAACATACCTAATGTAATGGATTATTCCAAAATATTTGAACAAGAAAATGGTGAGCCTATTTATCATCTAAAAACATTTTTAGCTTAA
- the nqrF gene encoding NADH:ubiquinone reductase (Na(+)-transporting) subunit F → MILAAGTIGTIIATVAAFLLITLLLVTLLLFVKQKLSPSGPVTITINGEKKIEVGSGSTLLTTLGNEKIFLPSACGGGGSCVQCECHVLEGGGEALPTEVPHFTKKELKEGIRLACQVKVKQDMNITIPEEVFGIKKWDAVVVRNYNVASFIKEFVVEIPEDMGYKAGGYIQIEIPPCEVKYSDMDITAHPEEHETPDKFEAEWDKFKLRPLVMKNTETVERAYSMASYPAEGREIMLNVRIATPPFDRAKGGWMDVNPGVASSYIFNLKKGDKCVISGPYGEFFINESDAEMLYVGGGAGMAPMRSHLYHLFRTLKTGRKVTYWYGGRSKAELFYIEHFRALEKDFPNFKFFIALSDPLEADNWKVKKDINDESGDGFVGFIHNCVIDNYLNHHDSPEDLELYFCGPPLMNKAVQKMGEDFGLADENIRFDDFGG, encoded by the coding sequence ATGATATTAGCAGCAGGTACAATAGGAACCATTATTGCAACAGTAGCAGCCTTTTTATTAATAACATTGTTATTAGTAACATTGTTACTATTTGTAAAACAAAAATTATCTCCTTCTGGTCCAGTAACAATTACCATTAACGGAGAAAAGAAAATAGAAGTTGGTTCTGGTAGCACACTTTTAACAACATTAGGAAACGAGAAAATCTTTTTACCATCTGCATGTGGTGGTGGTGGATCTTGTGTACAATGTGAGTGTCACGTTTTAGAAGGTGGAGGAGAAGCTTTACCTACAGAAGTGCCACACTTTACAAAGAAAGAATTAAAAGAAGGTATACGTTTAGCTTGTCAAGTTAAAGTTAAACAAGACATGAACATTACAATTCCAGAAGAAGTTTTCGGAATTAAAAAATGGGATGCAGTTGTTGTAAGAAATTACAATGTAGCCTCTTTTATTAAAGAGTTCGTTGTTGAGATTCCTGAAGATATGGGATATAAAGCTGGTGGATATATTCAAATTGAAATTCCTCCATGTGAAGTTAAATATTCTGATATGGATATTACAGCCCACCCAGAAGAACACGAAACTCCAGACAAATTTGAAGCGGAATGGGATAAGTTTAAATTACGTCCGTTAGTAATGAAAAATACTGAAACTGTAGAAAGAGCATACTCAATGGCTTCTTACCCAGCAGAAGGTAGAGAAATTATGTTAAACGTGCGTATTGCTACACCTCCATTTGATAGAGCAAAAGGTGGCTGGATGGATGTAAATCCAGGAGTAGCATCTTCTTATATCTTTAACTTAAAGAAAGGTGATAAATGTGTAATTTCTGGTCCTTATGGAGAGTTTTTCATTAATGAATCAGATGCAGAAATGTTATATGTTGGTGGTGGTGCTGGTATGGCTCCAATGCGTTCTCACTTATATCACTTATTCAGAACGTTAAAAACTGGTAGAAAAGTTACTTATTGGTATGGAGGTCGTTCTAAAGCTGAATTATTCTATATTGAGCACTTTAGAGCTTTAGAAAAAGATTTCCCGAACTTTAAATTTTTCATTGCATTATCAGATCCTTTAGAGGCTGATAACTGGAAAGTTAAAAAAGATATTAATGATGAATCTGGAGATGGTTTTGTAGGATTTATTCATAATTGTGTAATAGACAATTATTTAAATCATCATGATTCACCAGAAGATTTAGAATTATACTTCTGTGGACCACCATTAATGAACAAAGCTGTTCAGAAAATGGGTGAAGATTTTGGTCTTGCAGATGAAAATATTCGTTTTGATGACTTTGGTGGATAA
- a CDS encoding NADH:ubiquinone reductase (Na(+)-transporting) subunit D, with product MGLLSKKDAALIKDPLLDNNPITIQVLGICSALAITAELKASIVMSISVLFVLGVGNVVISLMRNIIPSKIRIIVQLIVVATLVIIVDLVLKAFAYELSKTLSVFVGLIITNCIIMGRFEAFALGNGPWRSFLDGIGNAVGYGVILIAVGFFRELLGSGTLLGFKVLGDPIEKTGLYAIGYENNGFMLLSPMALIVVGIIIWVQRTKNKSLIEEH from the coding sequence ATGGGACTTTTATCAAAAAAAGACGCAGCATTAATTAAAGATCCATTATTAGATAATAATCCAATTACAATTCAAGTATTAGGTATTTGTTCTGCATTAGCAATTACTGCAGAGTTAAAAGCTTCTATTGTAATGTCAATTTCGGTTTTATTTGTACTAGGAGTTGGTAACGTAGTTATCTCATTAATGAGAAATATTATACCATCAAAAATTAGAATTATTGTACAACTTATTGTTGTGGCAACTTTAGTAATTATTGTTGATTTAGTTCTAAAAGCATTTGCTTATGAGTTAAGTAAAACATTATCCGTTTTTGTTGGTTTAATTATTACAAACTGTATTATTATGGGACGTTTCGAAGCTTTTGCTTTAGGTAATGGACCTTGGAGATCTTTCTTAGATGGTATAGGTAACGCTGTTGGTTATGGTGTAATCTTAATAGCAGTTGGTTTCTTTAGAGAGTTATTAGGTTCTGGTACTTTATTAGGTTTTAAAGTTTTAGGAGATCCAATAGAAAAAACAGGTTTATATGCTATAGGATATGAAAATAACGGGTTTATGTTATTATCACCAATGGCATTAATTGTTGTAGGTATCATCATCTGGGTTCAAAGAACAAAGAACAAATCATTAATAGAAGAACATTAA
- a CDS encoding glycoside hydrolase family 31 protein, giving the protein MIVNTELEQKGNLFPSRIIGYKKDVDTLYFTTKNNVILQVTIVRDSVIRFRYATTGKFENDFSYGITMHASRGYSFLEITEDDTHYIIKTSKLICKVEKLSLQVSIYDAIDLVLINEDEIGFHWEESYEFGGDIVKMSKISQKAESYYGLGDKPVDVNLKGKRFENWVTDSYAFGKDTDPIYKAIPFYTSICNNKAYGIFFDNTFRTYFDFAQERRNVTSFWAQGGEMDYYFIYGPQMQDVVANYTDLTGKPHALPPLWALGFHQCKWSYYPESNVKQITKTFRDLQIPCDAIYLDIDYMDGFRCFTWDKNHFPDPKRMVTELEEEGFKTVVIIDPGIKIDLEYDVFKEALDKDYFCKRADGPYMKGKVWPGECYFPDYTKPEVREWWSGLFQELIEDIGVKGVWNDMNEPAVMDVPNKSFPNDVRHDYDGNHCSHRKAHNIYGMQMARATYHGLKKYAYPKRPFVITRAAYSGTQRYTSTWMGDNVATWEHLAIANNQAQRMAMSGFSFAGSDIGGFAEQPQGELFARWIQLGIFHSFCRVHSSGDHGDQEPWVFGQEITDIVRKFVEIRYQLLPYLYTAFWKHINHGTPILKSLVLFDQEDAQTHYRSDEFVYGDQILVCPIQEPNAKGRRMYVPRGKWYNFWTKEIIEGGKEIWVDADIDSMPIFIKEGAVIPKYPVQQYVGEKNFDEITLDVYYKAGKEKSQLYDDAHDGYDYKKGRYSLRTFKLTGKKKEFILTQHKEGTFDAAYSKFIVNLHNLPFKIASVQIDNVEVELNQSEKGESQSITVDKEFSELHLFAK; this is encoded by the coding sequence ATGATTGTTAATACTGAATTAGAACAAAAAGGGAATTTATTTCCTTCTCGAATAATAGGTTATAAAAAAGATGTAGATACACTTTACTTTACAACAAAGAACAATGTTATTTTACAAGTAACAATTGTAAGAGATAGTGTAATACGTTTTAGATATGCCACTACAGGAAAATTTGAAAATGATTTTTCTTACGGAATTACAATGCACGCTTCAAGAGGTTATAGTTTCTTAGAAATTACTGAAGATGATACGCATTACATTATTAAAACTTCTAAGTTAATTTGTAAAGTAGAAAAATTAAGCTTGCAAGTTAGCATTTATGATGCTATAGATTTGGTTTTAATCAATGAAGATGAAATTGGTTTTCATTGGGAAGAAAGCTACGAATTTGGTGGCGATATTGTAAAAATGAGTAAGATTTCTCAAAAAGCAGAAAGTTACTATGGTTTAGGTGATAAGCCTGTAGATGTTAACCTAAAAGGGAAACGTTTCGAAAACTGGGTAACAGATTCTTATGCTTTTGGTAAAGACACAGATCCTATTTATAAAGCCATACCTTTTTACACTTCTATATGCAATAACAAAGCTTATGGTATTTTCTTTGATAATACCTTTAGAACATATTTCGATTTTGCACAAGAAAGAAGAAATGTTACGAGTTTTTGGGCACAAGGTGGCGAAATGGATTATTATTTTATTTATGGTCCACAAATGCAAGACGTAGTTGCCAATTATACAGATTTAACTGGTAAACCTCATGCATTACCTCCTTTATGGGCTTTAGGTTTTCATCAGTGTAAATGGAGTTATTACCCAGAAAGTAATGTAAAACAGATCACTAAAACATTTAGAGATCTACAAATTCCTTGTGATGCTATCTATTTAGATATCGATTATATGGATGGTTTTCGTTGTTTTACTTGGGATAAAAATCATTTTCCAGACCCAAAAAGAATGGTAACTGAATTAGAAGAAGAAGGGTTTAAAACCGTAGTTATTATAGATCCAGGTATTAAAATAGATTTAGAATATGATGTTTTTAAAGAAGCATTAGATAAAGACTATTTCTGTAAACGTGCAGATGGTCCTTATATGAAAGGTAAAGTTTGGCCAGGTGAATGTTATTTTCCTGATTACACAAAACCAGAAGTTAGAGAATGGTGGTCTGGTCTTTTTCAAGAATTAATAGAAGATATTGGTGTAAAAGGTGTTTGGAATGATATGAATGAGCCTGCTGTTATGGATGTGCCAAACAAATCTTTTCCTAATGATGTTCGTCATGATTACGATGGTAACCATTGTTCGCATAGAAAAGCACATAATATTTACGGTATGCAAATGGCACGTGCCACTTATCATGGTTTAAAAAAGTACGCTTATCCTAAAAGACCATTTGTAATTACAAGAGCTGCTTATTCTGGTACGCAAAGATATACTTCTACTTGGATGGGAGATAATGTTGCCACTTGGGAACATTTAGCAATCGCAAACAATCAAGCTCAAAGAATGGCAATGTCTGGTTTCTCATTTGCTGGATCAGATATTGGAGGATTTGCAGAACAACCACAAGGAGAGCTTTTTGCAAGATGGATTCAGTTAGGAATATTCCATTCTTTTTGTAGAGTGCATTCTTCTGGAGACCATGGAGATCAAGAGCCTTGGGTTTTCGGACAAGAAATTACTGATATTGTTAGAAAATTTGTAGAAATTAGATATCAATTATTACCTTATTTATACACTGCTTTTTGGAAACACATTAATCATGGAACTCCAATTTTAAAATCTTTAGTACTATTCGATCAAGAAGATGCACAAACACACTATAGAAGTGATGAGTTTGTTTATGGAGATCAAATTTTAGTATGTCCGATACAAGAACCAAATGCCAAAGGTAGAAGAATGTATGTACCAAGAGGTAAATGGTATAACTTCTGGACCAAAGAAATAATAGAAGGTGGTAAAGAAATTTGGGTTGATGCAGATATTGATAGCATGCCAATCTTTATAAAAGAAGGTGCTGTAATTCCTAAATATCCTGTACAACAATATGTAGGCGAAAAGAATTTCGATGAAATTACTTTAGATGTATATTACAAAGCCGGTAAAGAAAAATCTCAATTATATGATGATGCACATGATGGTTACGATTATAAAAAAGGAAGATATAGTTTAAGAACTTTTAAATTAACCGGTAAAAAGAAAGAATTTATTTTAACACAACACAAAGAAGGTACTTTTGATGCTGCTTATTCTAAGTTCATTGTAAATTTACACAACTTACCGTTTAAAATTGCATCTGTACAAATAGACAACGTAGAAGTAGAACTAAATCAATCAGAAAAAGGTGAATCTCAATCTATTACAGTAGATAAAGAATTTTCTGAATTACATTTATTCGCAAAATAA
- a CDS encoding retropepsin-like aspartic protease: MKNIQKILKKKKYIKIKLKRIATNHLELKATINGVKGRFILDTGASNSCVGLDLIEHFKLDAQESETKAAGAGATDMETQQSENNSLKIGDWKTKQFHLVLFNLSHVNTALVQHKAKEVHGIIGADILQKGKAFIDYNKNILYLKKIKK, from the coding sequence ATGAAAAATATCCAAAAAATATTAAAGAAAAAGAAATACATTAAAATTAAATTAAAGCGGATTGCAACAAATCATTTAGAATTAAAAGCAACGATTAATGGTGTAAAAGGCAGATTTATTTTAGATACTGGTGCATCTAATTCTTGTGTTGGTTTAGACTTAATAGAACATTTTAAATTAGATGCGCAAGAAAGCGAAACAAAAGCTGCAGGTGCTGGTGCAACAGATATGGAAACCCAACAATCTGAAAATAATTCTTTAAAAATTGGAGATTGGAAAACCAAACAGTTTCATTTAGTATTATTTAATTTATCACATGTTAATACTGCACTTGTGCAACATAAAGCAAAAGAAGTACATGGAATTATTGGTGCAGATATTTTACAAAAAGGAAAAGCATTTATAGATTATAATAAGAATATTTTATATTTAAAAAAGATAAAGAAATAA
- a CDS encoding NADH:ubiquinone reductase (Na(+)-transporting) subunit B, producing the protein MSLKQNLHNLKEKYKGTKMAPAFNAIHTFLYLPNEVTHGGTHIKAADDLKRTMNIVIMALVPCLLFGMFNAGYQHYAAIDGSLRTDVLANFFTWDNLWIGIIKVLPLVIVSYGVGLGVEFIFAIIKGHEVEEGYLVTGMLVPLIVPIDTPLWMLAVAVVFGVVIGKEVFGGTGMNILNPALTIRAFLFFAYPTWMSGDKVWVYDAVKRTGTEDAISGETILGSYAQNNDVVYSTWDMFMGFIPGSVGETSTLLILLGAAFLIFTKIGSWRIIVSTFIGAAVMGLIFNGIVNADIITESSKFYGLMNTDWWQHLIIGGLAFGAVFMATDPVTASQTNKGKWIYGFLIGFISIMIRVFNPAYPEGVFLAILLMNVFAPTIDHYVVQGNVKKRLKRTKVKTA; encoded by the coding sequence ATGAGCTTAAAACAAAACTTACATAATTTAAAAGAGAAATATAAAGGGACCAAAATGGCACCTGCATTTAATGCAATCCATACCTTTTTATATTTACCAAATGAAGTTACTCATGGAGGAACTCATATAAAAGCAGCAGACGATTTAAAGCGTACAATGAATATTGTAATTATGGCTTTAGTACCTTGTTTGCTTTTTGGAATGTTTAATGCAGGTTACCAACACTATGCAGCTATAGATGGTTCTTTAAGAACAGATGTTTTAGCTAACTTTTTTACTTGGGATAACCTTTGGATAGGAATCATAAAAGTATTACCTCTAGTAATCGTTTCTTATGGAGTTGGTCTTGGTGTAGAATTTATTTTTGCAATTATAAAAGGGCATGAAGTAGAAGAAGGTTATTTGGTAACGGGTATGTTAGTGCCATTAATTGTACCAATTGACACACCTTTATGGATGTTAGCTGTTGCTGTTGTTTTTGGAGTTGTAATTGGTAAAGAAGTTTTTGGAGGTACAGGTATGAATATCTTAAACCCTGCATTAACAATTAGAGCATTCTTATTCTTTGCATATCCAACGTGGATGTCTGGAGATAAAGTTTGGGTTTACGACGCAGTAAAAAGAACAGGTACAGAAGATGCAATTTCTGGAGAAACTATTTTAGGTAGTTACGCACAAAACAATGATGTAGTTTATTCTACTTGGGATATGTTTATGGGATTTATTCCTGGTTCTGTTGGTGAAACATCAACTTTATTAATCTTATTAGGTGCAGCTTTCTTAATTTTCACAAAAATTGGAAGTTGGAGAATTATAGTATCAACTTTTATTGGTGCTGCTGTAATGGGATTAATTTTTAACGGAATTGTAAATGCAGACATCATTACAGAATCTAGTAAGTTCTACGGATTAATGAACACTGATTGGTGGCAACACTTAATAATTGGTGGATTAGCATTTGGAGCAGTGTTTATGGCTACAGATCCTGTAACTGCATCACAAACAAATAAAGGAAAATGGATTTACGGTTTCTTAATTGGTTTTATATCAATTATGATTCGTGTATTTAACCCAGCATATCCAGAAGGTGTATTTTTAGCAATCTTGTTAATGAATGTTTTTGCACCAACAATAGACCATTATGTGGTTCAAGGAAATGTAAAAAAGAGATTAAAACGTACTAAAGTTAAAACTGCCTAA
- the nqrE gene encoding NADH:ubiquinone reductase (Na(+)-transporting) subunit E, with the protein MEHIELFFKSIFIDNMVFATFLGMCSYLAVSKKVSTAVGLGAAVIFVLAVTVPLNWLLDQYILKDGALVWLGEEYAEYDLSFLSFIMFIATIATMVQLVEIIVEKFSPSLYNSLGIFLPLIAVNCAILGGSLFMQSREIPSLGLALTYGVGSGIGWFLAILAIAAIREKIRYSSVPPALRGLGITFIITGLMAIGFMSFGGMLTGGDEKKEEKPAVEAKVKKVKVKEEKAKEIVAENTNIN; encoded by the coding sequence ATGGAACATATAGAATTATTTTTCAAATCGATATTTATAGATAACATGGTTTTCGCAACCTTTTTAGGGATGTGTTCTTACCTAGCAGTATCTAAAAAAGTATCTACTGCTGTTGGTTTAGGAGCTGCTGTAATCTTTGTATTAGCTGTAACTGTACCTTTAAACTGGTTGTTAGATCAATATATATTAAAAGATGGAGCTTTAGTTTGGCTAGGAGAAGAGTATGCTGAGTACGATTTAAGCTTCTTATCATTTATTATGTTTATTGCAACTATTGCAACAATGGTACAATTGGTAGAAATTATTGTTGAAAAATTTTCACCATCATTATACAATTCATTAGGTATTTTCTTACCATTAATTGCTGTAAACTGTGCTATTTTAGGGGGTAGTTTATTTATGCAATCTAGAGAAATACCTTCTTTAGGATTAGCATTAACTTATGGTGTAGGTTCAGGAATTGGTTGGTTTTTAGCAATTTTAGCTATTGCAGCTATTCGTGAAAAAATTAGATATTCTTCAGTTCCTCCAGCTTTAAGAGGTTTAGGAATTACTTTTATTATTACTGGTTTAATGGCTATTGGTTTTATGAGCTTTGGTGGTATGTTAACTGGTGGAGATGAAAAGAAAGAAGAAAAACCAGCTGTAGAAGCTAAGGTAAAAAAGGTTAAAGTAAAAGAAGAAAAGGCTAAAGAAATTGTAGCTGAAAACACAAATATAAACTAG
- a CDS encoding GatB/YqeY domain-containing protein → MSLQKQVMDKMKEAMKAKDTVALQALRAVKSAFLLAKTETGVQEELTEEQEVKIIQKQVKQRKDSAAVFLKQDRQDLADPELAEIKVLEQFLPEALSEEKIEEVVAATITKLGASGMQDMGKVMGVVSKELAGQADGKTISTLVKKHLMK, encoded by the coding sequence ATGAGTTTACAAAAACAGGTAATGGATAAGATGAAAGAAGCAATGAAAGCAAAAGATACGGTTGCTTTACAAGCTTTAAGAGCTGTTAAATCAGCATTTTTATTAGCAAAAACTGAAACTGGAGTACAAGAAGAATTAACAGAAGAGCAAGAAGTTAAAATTATTCAGAAACAGGTAAAACAAAGAAAAGATAGTGCAGCTGTATTTTTAAAACAAGATAGACAAGATTTAGCTGATCCTGAATTAGCAGAAATTAAAGTTTTAGAGCAGTTTTTACCTGAAGCATTATCAGAAGAAAAAATAGAAGAAGTTGTTGCAGCTACTATAACAAAGTTAGGTGCTTCTGGTATGCAAGATATGGGGAAAGTTATGGGTGTTGTTTCTAAAGAATTAGCAGGACAAGCAGATGGTAAAACCATATCTACCTTGGTTAAAAAACATTTAATGAAATAA
- a CDS encoding Na(+)-translocating NADH-quinone reductase subunit C, with protein MSKRTDSNSYTMIFAVIMVLIVGSLLAFMSSSLKPAIKENERIEKQQNILYAMGVNENDESSANFVSASIAGEEFAKYITKQIVIEGDKITESDDAYLIDVKKQQANAKEGKTRKLPLFVGEKDGKTFYVAPIRGKGLWDAIWGYVSMDENMVVQGAYFDHKGETPGLGANIKQRYFMDDFIGEHLMTASGEFKGITVAKGNNDPKNEEKTDYEVDAIAGATITGDGVSAMIKKDLALYVPYFKSLKESNKIKL; from the coding sequence ATGAGTAAGAGAACAGATAGTAATAGTTATACAATGATTTTCGCTGTAATTATGGTGTTAATTGTTGGTTCTTTATTGGCTTTTATGTCATCTTCTTTAAAGCCAGCTATTAAAGAAAACGAAAGAATAGAAAAGCAACAGAATATTCTGTATGCAATGGGTGTAAATGAAAATGATGAATCTAGTGCTAATTTTGTGTCAGCATCAATAGCAGGAGAGGAGTTTGCAAAATATATTACCAAGCAAATTGTTATAGAAGGTGATAAAATAACTGAAAGTGACGATGCTTATTTAATTGATGTAAAAAAGCAACAAGCCAACGCAAAAGAAGGTAAAACTAGAAAGTTGCCTTTATTTGTTGGTGAAAAAGATGGTAAAACATTTTATGTAGCACCAATTAGAGGTAAAGGTCTTTGGGATGCAATTTGGGGTTATGTTTCTATGGATGAAAATATGGTTGTTCAAGGTGCTTATTTTGATCATAAAGGAGAAACTCCTGGATTAGGTGCAAACATTAAACAACGTTATTTTATGGACGATTTTATTGGAGAACACTTGATGACTGCATCAGGAGAATTCAAAGGAATTACGGTTGCCAAAGGAAATAACGATCCGAAGAACGAAGAAAAAACAGATTATGAGGTAGATGCAATTGCTGGTGCAACAATTACTGGTGATGGTGTATCTGCAATGATAAAGAAAGATTTAGCATTGTATGTTCCTTATTTTAAATCATTAAAAGAATCTAATAAAATAAAATTATAA